A window from Candidatus Schekmanbacteria bacterium encodes these proteins:
- a CDS encoding type II secretion system protein GspF codes for MAVYEYKAINPKGKNITGIINAESPGDARLKVRKLNYFLTDLKEVESEEGGSKERKFGGIRNAFRWVKPQEIALFSRQMSTLLQAGLPLVDALTALIEQFEDSGFKRVLLQVREKVNEGVSLADALSEHRRYFSPLYIGMVRSGEASGALALVLTRLAEFLEKQAELNSKVRSTLAYPVIMTFVGFAILGFLFAYVIPKVTAIFEQTNQALPLPTLMLIKISVIVRNYWYLIIIFCFVIYYVFKYFINTEKGR; via the coding sequence ATGGCAGTTTACGAGTACAAAGCAATAAATCCCAAAGGCAAAAATATTACAGGAATTATCAATGCTGAATCACCGGGAGATGCGCGCCTCAAGGTTAGGAAATTGAATTATTTTTTGACAGACTTAAAGGAAGTTGAGTCTGAGGAAGGAGGTTCAAAAGAGAGAAAGTTTGGTGGAATAAGAAATGCATTTAGGTGGGTCAAACCGCAGGAAATTGCTCTTTTTTCAAGACAGATGTCCACTCTTCTTCAGGCAGGGCTTCCATTGGTAGATGCCTTGACAGCTCTGATTGAACAGTTTGAAGATTCAGGATTCAAGAGAGTTTTGCTTCAAGTAAGAGAAAAGGTTAATGAAGGTGTTTCCCTTGCTGATGCTCTTTCAGAACATAGACGTTATTTTTCTCCTCTATATATTGGAATGGTGCGCTCCGGTGAGGCAAGCGGCGCTCTTGCTTTGGTACTTACACGGCTTGCCGAATTTCTTGAAAAGCAGGCAGAGCTCAACAGCAAAGTACGAAGCACTCTTGCCTATCCTGTTATAATGACATTTGTGGGATTTGCAATTTTGGGATTTCTATTTGCTTATGTAATTCCCAAAGTAACTGCTATATTTGAACAAACAAATCAGGCATTGCCTCTTCCTACATTGATGCTTATCAAGATTAGTGTAATTGTTAGAAATTACTGGTATCTCATAATAATCTTCTGTTTCGTCATCTATTATGTTTTTAAATATTTTATAAATACAGAGAAAGGGCGCT
- the gspE gene encoding type II secretion system protein GspE yields MSVLKNIISDFLKNKNVPEYTIREIISPADDSKKSDSESLIGRIVDAGISSEREVLMHLSRVFGYPYIENIGEDEIDTEILKKIPLSYLKNMNAVPLKSENGNIRIALADPFQINVIDDLSLFLETPSVPVFSPRASIIEAINKFYSRDSANTEEMIKELDTDYDSDVLASLSSLSEEPRDLLDVANEAPIIKFVNTILFQAVKERASDIHIEPFDKELRVRYRIDGILYNTLSLPRKYHAAVISRIKIMADLDIAEKRLPQDGRIKIKIAEHFIDLRVSVIPTSFGERVVMRLLDRTSVLIDMDDLGLDAENYQILNDFINRPNGIILVTGPTGSGKTTTLYSALTRVNTPEKNIITIEDPVEYQLFGIGQIQVNPKIDLTFASGLRSILRQDPDIVMVGEIRDVETAEISIHASLTGHLVLSTLHTNDSAGAVTRLLDMGIEPFLIASSLCGVIAQRLVRVLCPDCKEEYEPDDDELNNIGLSRSMLKNGKIYRGKGCPSCLNMGYKGRIGIFEIMKIDDSIKKLILERADSTTIRNEAIRKGMKLLKDDGIKKVIDGITTIEEVLRVSREG; encoded by the coding sequence TTTAATAGGCAGAATCGTTGATGCAGGAATTTCATCTGAAAGGGAAGTTTTGATGCATTTAAGCCGAGTCTTTGGCTATCCTTATATAGAAAATATAGGAGAAGATGAGATTGACACTGAAATTTTAAAAAAGATACCGTTAAGTTATTTAAAAAATATGAATGCTGTCCCCTTGAAATCTGAGAATGGGAATATTCGGATTGCTTTGGCTGACCCTTTTCAAATAAATGTTATCGATGATTTATCACTATTTCTTGAGACACCTTCTGTTCCTGTCTTTTCTCCAAGAGCTTCTATAATTGAAGCAATAAACAAATTCTACAGCAGAGATTCTGCCAACACCGAAGAGATGATTAAAGAGCTTGATACTGATTATGACAGTGATGTATTGGCTTCTTTATCTTCTCTTTCAGAAGAACCGCGTGACCTTTTAGATGTTGCCAATGAAGCTCCTATAATCAAATTTGTCAATACTATTCTCTTCCAAGCAGTTAAAGAAAGAGCAAGCGATATTCATATCGAACCTTTTGATAAAGAACTGCGCGTGAGATATAGAATTGATGGAATTTTATATAACACACTGTCCCTTCCAAGAAAATACCATGCCGCTGTTATATCAAGAATAAAGATTATGGCAGATCTCGATATAGCAGAAAAGAGACTGCCTCAGGACGGGAGGATAAAAATAAAGATTGCAGAACATTTCATAGACCTAAGAGTGTCGGTTATACCAACCTCCTTTGGTGAACGCGTTGTAATGAGATTGCTTGACAGGACGAGTGTACTTATTGATATGGATGATCTTGGATTGGATGCAGAAAATTACCAGATTCTCAATGATTTTATTAATCGCCCCAATGGAATAATCCTCGTAACCGGGCCGACAGGAAGCGGAAAGACGACTACACTATATTCTGCATTGACGCGCGTCAATACGCCGGAGAAGAATATCATTACAATTGAAGACCCTGTGGAATACCAGCTTTTTGGGATTGGGCAGATTCAGGTAAATCCTAAAATAGACCTTACTTTTGCCAGTGGATTACGCTCAATTTTAAGGCAGGACCCAGATATTGTAATGGTAGGTGAAATCAGGGATGTAGAGACTGCGGAAATTTCAATTCATGCTTCATTGACAGGACATTTAGTGCTTTCTACTTTGCATACCAATGATTCTGCAGGTGCTGTTACACGATTGCTTGATATGGGTATTGAGCCCTTTCTAATTGCATCATCTCTCTGCGGTGTAATAGCACAACGTTTAGTCAGGGTTTTATGTCCTGATTGTAAGGAAGAATATGAGCCCGATGATGATGAATTGAACAATATTGGACTTAGCCGCTCTATGCTGAAAAATGGAAAGATTTATAGAGGGAAAGGATGTCCTTCCTGTTTGAATATGGGATATAAGGGAAGGATTGGAATATTTGAGATAATGAAAATAGATGATAGTATAAAAAAATTAATTCTCGAACGAGCCGATTCAACAACGATTAGAAATGAAGCCATAAGAAAAGGAATGAAATTGTTGAAAGACGATGGAATTAAAAAGGTTATAGATGGAATTACCACAATCGAAGAAGTCCTAAGAGTTTCCAGAGAAGGCTAA